A single Anopheles funestus chromosome 2RL, idAnoFuneDA-416_04, whole genome shotgun sequence DNA region contains:
- the LOC125763518 gene encoding 1-acyl-sn-glycerol-3-phosphate acyltransferase beta-like isoform X1, with the protein MAECFMCSLGWILKYYLYACAACFGIFVLLTIFSKIGQRGNKFKYYSKYGMIYFATQSLTTLFVPFSLVRARNIDNCRIIAAVISRCSKILGITWELRNAQILRQAKGAIVLTNHQSSMDILGMMILWGILRKVVPIAKLELLFLFPFGPSAWLGGVQYINRKNRSSAMKAFDRCKRMMTEDGAKMYIYPEGTRYPERGMLPFKKGAFHTAIEAQVPIIPVVFSHMYFIQSKKHIFDDGHVIIDTLEPIPTVGLTKADLDQLIDRTRNAMLAKYEELNREVDAGLKNAQWVKQDRPRFKVYEVSFGKEPRWCPMCTQLPCLSCPLRTLGRKNSNR; encoded by the exons ATGGCCGAGTGTTTTATGTGCAGCCTGG GGTGGATTTTAAAGTATTACCTTTACGCCTGTGCCGCATGTTTCGGCATCTTCGTCCTGCTAACCATCTTTTCGAAGATTGGCCAACGGGGCAATAAGTTTAAGTACTACAGCAAATATGGCATGATATACTTTGCGACCCAATCGCTTACTACGCTatttgttccgttttcattGGTACGAGCGCGAAACATCGACAATTGCAG AATTATAGCCGCGGTAATATCGCGCTGTTCTAAAATCCTTGGTATCACGTGGGAGCTCCGGAATGCGCAGATTCTACGACAGGCGAAAGGTGCGATCGTTCTCACGAATCACCAGTCGTCGATGGATATATTGG GTATGATGATACTTTGGGGCATCCTTCGAAAGGTGGTTCCCATCGCTAAGTTGGAACTGCTGTTTCTCTTCCCATTTGGACCATCCGCCTGGCTTGGCGGTGTGCAGTACATTAATCGCAAAAATCGTTCGTCCGCAATGAAGGCGTTTGATCGCTGCAAGCGCATGATGACAGAGGACGGTGCGAAGATGTACATTTATCCCGAAGGTACACGCTACCCCGAGCGTGGAATGCTTCCGTTCAAGAAGGGTGCATTCCATACCGCCATTGAGGCACAAGTACCGATCATTCCGGTCGTGTTTTCGCACATGTACTTTATCCAGTCGAAGAAACATATCTTTGACGACGGACATGTAATCATCGACACGCTCGAGCCCATCCCGACAGTTGGTTTGACGAAAGCTGACCTAGACCAGTTGATCGATCGGACACGTAATGCTATGCTGGCAAAGTATGAAGAGCTAAACCGCGAAGTCGATGCGGGCCTGAAGAACGCACAGTGGGTGAAACAGGACCGGCCAAGGTTCAAGGTGTACGAAG TGTCCTTCGGAAAGGAACCACGTTGGTGTCCAATGTGCACACAGCTGCCCTGTTTATCCTGCCCGCTGCGAACGCTCGGAAGGAAGAATTCTAATCGGTAA
- the LOC125763518 gene encoding 1-acyl-sn-glycerol-3-phosphate acyltransferase beta-like isoform X2, translating to MAECFMCSLGWILKYYLYACAACFGIFVLLTIFSKIGQRGNKFKYYSKYGMIYFATQSLTTLFVPFSLVRARNIDNCRIIAAVISRCSKILGITWELRNAQILRQAKGAIVLTNHQSSMDILGMMILWGILRKVVPIAKLELLFLFPFGPSAWLGGVQYINRKNRSSAMKAFDRCKRMMTEDGAKMYIYPEGTRYPERGMLPFKKGAFHTAIEAQVPIIPVVFSHMYFIQSKKHIFDDGHVIIDTLEPIPTVGLTKADLDQLIDRTRNAMLAKYEELNREVDAGLKNAQWVKQDRPRFKVYEGKKTN from the exons ATGGCCGAGTGTTTTATGTGCAGCCTGG GGTGGATTTTAAAGTATTACCTTTACGCCTGTGCCGCATGTTTCGGCATCTTCGTCCTGCTAACCATCTTTTCGAAGATTGGCCAACGGGGCAATAAGTTTAAGTACTACAGCAAATATGGCATGATATACTTTGCGACCCAATCGCTTACTACGCTatttgttccgttttcattGGTACGAGCGCGAAACATCGACAATTGCAG AATTATAGCCGCGGTAATATCGCGCTGTTCTAAAATCCTTGGTATCACGTGGGAGCTCCGGAATGCGCAGATTCTACGACAGGCGAAAGGTGCGATCGTTCTCACGAATCACCAGTCGTCGATGGATATATTGG GTATGATGATACTTTGGGGCATCCTTCGAAAGGTGGTTCCCATCGCTAAGTTGGAACTGCTGTTTCTCTTCCCATTTGGACCATCCGCCTGGCTTGGCGGTGTGCAGTACATTAATCGCAAAAATCGTTCGTCCGCAATGAAGGCGTTTGATCGCTGCAAGCGCATGATGACAGAGGACGGTGCGAAGATGTACATTTATCCCGAAGGTACACGCTACCCCGAGCGTGGAATGCTTCCGTTCAAGAAGGGTGCATTCCATACCGCCATTGAGGCACAAGTACCGATCATTCCGGTCGTGTTTTCGCACATGTACTTTATCCAGTCGAAGAAACATATCTTTGACGACGGACATGTAATCATCGACACGCTCGAGCCCATCCCGACAGTTGGTTTGACGAAAGCTGACCTAGACCAGTTGATCGATCGGACACGTAATGCTATGCTGGCAAAGTATGAAGAGCTAAACCGCGAAGTCGATGCGGGCCTGAAGAACGCACAGTGGGTGAAACAGGACCGGCCAAGGTTCAAGGTGTACGAAGGTAAGAAAACAAACTGA
- the LOC125763431 gene encoding zinc finger protein 583-like, translating into MNNENGPTSSAERQFCRLCLDKEEQLLDIFSEQQITDREEPLPVRIQDCLQLDITQHDSLPKWICKQCLAKINDFTSFRKRCKENERKLLLGEDDCPGLSLPVDADAQTDDDDEEEMEMIVIDPSQDYESSNDSLPNEAYGAQNATTVSYPPPLSTFGIQPDQAAEEEYGEGSEVEGEEEEEEDDEGETKCDTVSGETRNGLPSHTDSTTTTTVQKTVVYTCKYCDVAFGASSACQLHEMQAHDLLAPYGCIYCHYKTSIRTYLITHIRDSHSLTRPYICVQCNKGFLRRSDLKKHTFVHTGIRPYACDQCSKSFSRNTNLKKHMRTHLGLKPHVCHLCPRSFANKADLVRHRSYHQAQQSQYSCIRCGTLYTQKDKLYEHERYCMGKSSLFGLGEATLAEPTKHDIPFVGTMSAQIPPLPQPSLMMETNRIDPIVNEPPSFVTDDALLTLNVPQTPLSSKIYNCSKCPKRFLSKASLRAHQSTHPGEDKDNYECPVCRKQYIVKREFDRHLQTHTELKPHECTTCGKRFSRKDKLHRHERIHLQERNFSCPDCSAKFVRKDAFESHLRIHCNPNVEGSLATGQLTSIVHPPGTEMMLPMSLQQHSLLYSMVREDGTMTVDPSIRM; encoded by the exons ATGAACAACGAAAATGGACCCACATCTTCGGCGGAGCGACAATTTTGCCGGTTATGTTTGGACAAGGAAGAACAACTGTTAGATATTTTCAGTGAACAACAGATAACCGATCGTGAAGAACCTTTACCGGTGCGAATACAGGACTGCCTGCAGCTAGAT ATCACACAACATGATAGTTTGCCGAAATGGATATGCAAACAGTGTTTGGCGAAGATAAATGACTTTACCAGCTTTCGGAAACGATGCAAAGAAAACGAACGTAAACTGCTGCTAGGGGAAGATGATTGTCCGGGATTGAGTCTTCCTGTTGATGCCGATGCACAGacggacgatgatgatgaagaagaaatggaaatgattgTTATCGATCCGTCACAAGATTACGAAAGCTCGAACGACAGTCTTCCAAATGAAGCTTATGGTGCGCAAAATGCGACGACCGTTTCTTATCCTCCGCCGTTGAGTACCTTCGGCATTCAGCCTGACCAAGCCGCGGAAGAGGAATACGGCGAAGGTTCCGAAGTAGAAGGcgaggaggaagaagaagaggacGACGAAGGGGAAACTAAATGTGATACAGTGTCAGGAGAAACGCGCAATGGATTACCATCCCATACGGACAGTACTACCACTACGACGGTGCAGAAAACGGTCGTTTATACGTGCAAGTACTGCGATGTAGCGTTTGGGGCCTCATCCGCCTGTCAGTTGCACGAGATGCAAGCACATGACCTGTTGGCACCGTACGGTTGTATCTACTGCCACTATAAAACCTCCATTCGCACGTATCTGATCACGCACATACGAGATTCCCACAGCCTAACACGGCCGTACATTTGTGTGCAGTGCAATAAAGGATTCTTGCGCCGTTCCGATCTCAAGAAGCACACGTTCGTACATACGGGCATTCGACCGTACGCGTGCGATCAGTGCAGCAAAAGCTTTTCGCGCAATACGAATCTCAAGAAGCACATGCGTACCCATCTTGGGTTGAAGCCACACGTGTGTCATCTTTGTCCACGATCGTTTGCAAACAAGGCGGATCTGGTACGGCACCGGAGCTACCATCAGGCACAGCAATCACAGTACTCGTGCATACGGTGTGGGACGCTGTACACACAGAAGGACAAACTGTACGAGCATGAGCGGTATTGTATGGGAAAGTCATCGTTGTTTGGTTTGGGAGAGGCTACGCTAGCTGAACCAACGAAACACGATATACCGTTCGTGGGTACTATGAGTGCCCAAATACCACCCTTACCCCAGCCGAGTTTAATGATGGAAACAAATCGAATTGATCCGATCGTAAACGAACCACCAAGCTTCGTTACTGACGATGCGTTGCTCACTTTGAACGTTCCACAAACTCCTCTTTCGAGTAAGATATACAACTGCTCCAAATGTCCAAAGCGGTTTCTAAGCAAAGCGAGCCTTCGTGCACACCAGAGCACTCACCCGGGCGAAGATAAAGACAATTACGAATGTCCCGTGTGTAGGAAACAGTACATCGTGAAGCGTGAATTCGATCGTCATctgcaaacacacacggaGCTTAAACCGCACGAGTGTACTACGTGCGGGAAAAGGTTCTCCCGCAAGGATAAACTGCACCGGCACGAGCGTATTCACCTGCAGGAACGAAACTTCTCCTGTCCGGACTGTTCGGCGAAGTTCGTGCGAAAGGACGCGTTCGAGTCGCATCTTAGGATTCATTGTAACCCAAACGTCGAAGGTTCGCTAGCAACAGGACAGCTCACCTCGATCGTTCACCCGCCTGGCACGGAAATGATGCTACCCATGTCGCTGCAACAACATTCCCTGCTATATTCCATGGTTCGGGAAGATGGCACGATGACGGTCGATCCGTCGATTCGTATGTGA
- the LOC125763584 gene encoding protein obstructor-E, whose amino-acid sequence MMSGGKIAITVVICTMALFYHAQSQSCPEKNGRYPVSDQCDAYIECVDGEPRRQLCPDGLLFNDKASLFSYPCQYPIDVDCGSRARTQPPIPTEDCPHQFGYYKVGDRANCGQFKNCAGGTAFVLDCPTGLAFNSATYQCDWADLVEDCDAEAYLGFKCPPQAQGLIQPVRFFRAPNDCQKYFLCVDDRPRVNFCGPEQAFNELINACDGIANVTGCA is encoded by the exons ATGATGTCGGGTGGAAAGATCGCCATTACGGTCGTGATCTGTACGATGGCGCTGTTCTATCACG cACAAAGTCAATCTTGCCCCGAAAAAAATGGCCGCTATCCTGTGTCCGATCAGTGTGATGCGTACATCGAGTGTGTG GACGGTGAACCACGAAGACAGCTGTGTCCGGACGGTTTACTGTTCAACGACAAGGCATCACTGTTCTCATACCCGTGTCAGTATCCGATTGATGTCGACTGTGGCAGCCGTGCTCGGACACAACCTCCAATCCCGACGGAGGACTGTCCACATCAGTTTGGTTACTACAAGGTGGGCGATAGAGCCAACTGTGGACAGTTTAAGAACTGCGCCGGTGGCACGGCATTCGTTCTCGATTGTCCCACCGGGTTAGCGTTCAACTCGGCCACATACCAGTGCGATTGGGCGGACCTGGTGGAAGATTGTGATGCCGAGGCGTACCTTGGTTTTAAGTGTCCACCGCAGGCCCAAGGATTGATCCAGCCGGTGCGTTTCTTCCGGGCACCGAATGACTGCCAGAAATATTTCCTCTGCGTCGATGATAGGCCGAGGGTCAACTTTTGCGGTCCGGAACAGGCCTTCAACGAGCTGATAAACGCGTGCGATGGAATCGCCAATGTAACCGGATGTGCCTAG
- the LOC125763481 gene encoding beta-1,4-glucuronyltransferase 1-like, whose translation MTAFSGTTNYKPLHPNDVEMIARRSTLLRTVLLLVIVFFVLFCLMGYYYHPAGDESYARNQYLAEGASHEALLRRLKTILNCNTPSNGYQLEMHGDHYLLRNFHAPERTFNCYETITYTTHADYTFLDNVVPLLQRWLAPISIALYAPGEDFGRSVALIQYLLQCHKQSALVQQYVSFHLYFEFEHLPYRLIAYYREKIRDPLDCSNATIAWNTLLDNGAEPIATFRSSQNLTYPVNVGRNVARSSAMTHFVLASDIELYPNPNFIPMFLRMIAHPFYQYTLHNPSVYVLPVFEVAEDVAVPTDKTQLLEFLERGDAIKFHENICSNCHTVPGYAEWLTALKYDRTMDIHVTSKREGVYASWEPIYVGTKHEPEYDERLSWEGKADKMTQGYIMCIIGYDFHVLDNGFLVHRPGIKTIAQANRPPQQAKQRSFMRKTIAHEIAALYGTREGCKI comes from the exons ATGACAGCATTCAGCGGTACCACCAACTATAAGCCACTACATCCGAACGATGTTGAAATGATTGCGCGTCGTTCGACACTACTCCGgacggtgctgctgctggtgatcGTATTCTTTGTGCTGTTCTGTCTCATGGGTTACTATTACCATCCGGCAGGGGATGAAAGCTATGCACGGAATCAGTACCTGGCCGAGGGTGCATCACATGAAGCACTTCTGCGGCGGCTAAA GACGATACTCAACTGCAACACACCATCCAACGGCTACCAGCTGGAAATGCACGGCGATCACTATCTGTTGCGTAATTTCCATGCCCCGGAACGGACATTCAACTGCTACGAAACCATAACCTATACCACACACGCAGATTACACCTTCCTGGACAATGTGGTCCCACTTTTGCAGCGTTGGCTTGCACCGATCAGTATTGCGCTATATGCTCCTGGTGAAGATTTTGGTCGTTCGGTAGCACTGATCCAGTATTTGTTGCAGTGCCACAAGCAGAGCGCACTGGTACAGCAGTACGTCAGCTTTCATCTGTACTTTGAGTTTGAACATCTTCCCTACCGTCTGATTGCTTACTATCGTGAGAAGATTAGAGACCCACTAGATTGCTCTAATGCGACAATCGCCTGGAATACACTACTCGATAATGGTGCCGAACCGATAGCTACCTTCCGATCATCACAAAACCTAACCTATCCGGTTAACGTGGGCAGAAACGTAGCCCGAAGTTCGGCCATGACACATTTTGTGCTCGCGAGTGACATCGAACTGTACCCCAACCCGAACTTTATACCGATGTTCTTGCGTATGATTGCCCACCCGTTCTATCAGTACACGCTGCACAATCCGAGCGTGTACGTACTGCCAGTGTTTGAGGTAGCCGAAGATGTTGCAGTTCCTACAGATAAAACCCAATTGCTGGAGTTCCTCGAACGGGGAGATGCAATAAAGTTTCACGAGAATATTTGCTCCAATTGCCATACGGTGCCCGGGTATGCTGAGTGGCTAACTGCGCTCAAGTATGACCGCACGATGGACATACACGTGACGTCGAAAAGAGAAGGTGTGTACGCCTCCTGGGAACCGATCTACGTCGGTACGAAGCACGAACCGGAATACGATGAGCGGCTAAGTTGGGAAGGAAAGGCAGACAAAATGACACAG GGATACATTATGTGCATTATCGGGTACGACTTTCACGTCCTGGACAATGGGTTCTTGGTACACCGGCCTGGTATAAAGACGATCGCACAGGCGAACAGACCCCCGCAACAAGCGAAACAACGATCATTTATGCGTAAAACAATTGCTCATGAAATTGCTGCCCTTTACGGGACACGAGAAGGTTGCAAAATTTAG
- the LOC125763470 gene encoding beta-1,4-glucuronyltransferase 1: MRRNWLLRCSILINVAVLLYIGSHLLIGSGNFALGPSYIISDEVLKQQPAGEQYKPFLPPAQSRLLVFNPAAIAGDQQQLIQQQAALQSSQQGHSTLVLKIQENGIGVQELSQQTQQQQQQRQLVPSGGTQQQQEQQQQQQQQLMLEARDVDNSNLNVDDSRFDVPTEKSTVRKMVGGDVLYQDGQQSAGGGPGGGATGVLNGSDIFSTTASMDVDAKLRSLLNCHDRDYEPYIGQRGDFWVLRNYIRAEHGDLRCHETITYTTHADYTFLDNLVPLLERWNAPVSLALHAPGTDFVPTINSIKYLRDCVPESHLVRQFVTFHIYFSSKHIPKFVPKHNQVLDTPYNCSLAVPYFNVSVMQLYKTQKKLLYPVNVGRNIARDAAMTHFLLASDIELYPNPGLVHKFLEMIARNEPVLQRKNPRVFPLPIFEVDNNSPVPRDKAELQELLRTGKAIPFHKRVCSSCHGVPKSKEWIAANETDDLGVFHIGKRIGYFVHWEPIYIGTHADPHYDERLSWEGKSDKMTQGYALCVLDYDFHILDNGFLVHKPGIKVLKKDPKRAMLAAKTNQLIKKMIYPELQVMYGTRKGCAV, translated from the exons ATGCGTCGTAACTGGCTTCTGCGCTGCAGTATCCTGATCAACGTGGCTGTGCTGCTGTACATTGGCAGCCATCTACTGATCGGCAGCGGTAACTTTGCCCTCGGTCCATCCTACATAATATCGGATGAGGTGCTAAAGCAGCAACCAGCCGGTGAACAGTACAAACCGTTTCTGCCCCCCGCCCAGTCGCGATTGCTGGTATTTAACCCAGCAGCGATTGCTGGTGACCAGCAACAGTTGATACAGCAGCAGGCGGCGTTACAATCATCCCAGCAAGGACACAGTACCTTAGTGTTAAAAATTCAAGAAAATGGG ATCGGTGTACAGGAACTGTCCCAGCAgacgcagcaacagcagcagcaacgacagCTGGTACCGAGCGGCGGTAcccagcaacagcaggaacagcagcagcagcagcagcagcagttgatGCTGGAAGCACGAGATGTAGATAACAGTAATCTTAATGTAGACGATAGTCGTTTCGATGTGCCAACGGAGAAGAGTACCGTCCGGAAGATGGTCGGTGGCGATGTGCTTTACCAGGACGGTCAGCAGTCGGCGGGCGGTGGACCGGGCGGTGGTGCGACGGGTGTGCTCAACGGTAGTGATATCTTTTCCACCACCGCATCCATGGACGTCGATGCTAAGCTGAG GTCGCTGCTCAACTGCCACGACCGTGACTACGAGCCATACATTGGACAGCGGGGAGATTTTTGGGTGTTGCGGAACTATATCCGGGCGGAACACGGTGACCTGCGGTGTCACGAAACAATCACCTATACAACGCACGCAGACTACACGTTTCTGGACAATTTAGTACCACTGCTGGAAAG GTGGAACGCTCCAGTTAGCCTTGCGCTTCACGCACCCGGCACGGATTTTGTGCCCACGATCAATTCAATAAAGTATCTAAGAGACTGCGTACCAGAGAGTCATTTAGTCCGACAGTTTGTCacatttcatatttattttagtaGTAAACATATTCCAAAATTT GTTCCTAAGCACAATCAAGTATTAGACACACCGTACAACTGTTCGCTGGCGGTACCGTACTTTAACGTGTCCGTGATGCAGTTGTACAAGACGCAGAAGAAGCTGCTCTATCCGGTAAACGTCGGACGGAATATTGCGCGCGATGCGGCAATGACACATTTCCTTCTAGCTAGCGATATTGAATTGTATCCCAATCCGGGTCTAGTGCATAAGTTTCTCGAAATGATCGCACGGAACGAACCGGTGCTGCAACGTAAGAATCCAAG AGTCTTTCCTCTGCCAATATTTGAGGTAGATAATAATTCACCGGTGCCACGTGATAAAGCAGAACTGCAGGAGCTGTTGCGTACTGGTAAGGCGATCCCTTTCCACAAGCGCGTCTGCTCTAGCTGCCATGGTGTACCGAAGTCCAAGGAGTGGATTGCCGCCAACGAAACCGACG ATTTGGGCGTGTTTCACATTGGCAAACGAATCGGTTACTTTGTGCACTGGGAACCGATCTACATTGGAACGCATGCCGATCCGCACTACGACGAGCGATTAAGCTGGGAAGGGAAGAGTGACAAGATGACACAG gGTTATGCACTGTGCGTCCTCGATTACGACTTCCACATACTCGATAACGGATTCCTGGTGCATAAACCGGGCATCAAGGTCCTGAAGAAGGATCCGAAGCGTGCGATGCTGGCCGCAAAAACGAACCAGCTGATCAAGAAGATGATCTACCCGGAGCTGCAGGTCATGTACGGGACGCGGAAGGGCTGTGCTGTATAG